In Archangium violaceum, the following are encoded in one genomic region:
- a CDS encoding efflux RND transporter permease subunit codes for MNITEVCIKKPVFAWMLMAATIVFGLVAAQRIGISQFPDVDYPVISISVTWEGASPEAVESDIIEPLEEAAMQVEGVKSITSKSSLGGGSISVELDLSRDVDQALQDVTSKVSQAQNRLPRDIDPPVISKSNPEDQPIVQVGVSGPFSRQFISDFARYRLKESLQTVPGVGEVTLGGSLERNVRIWVDAQKLDARGLTVTDIVTALQREHVELPAGRIETEGREVNVRMMGEALDMETLRHLVVREGAGSPVYLSDVALVEDGFEDERRIARVDGQPAQGLGVRKQRGANAVAVAQGVRAKIAEVQKDAPEGLEVGINFDSTRFIEESVHEIEFELLLACILTALVCWAFLGSLSSTLNVILAIPMSLLGTVAVIYFLGFTLNTFTLLGLSLAVGIVVDDAIMVMENIFRHAEEGKERVAAAREGTQEITFAALAATLAVVAIFLPVVFMEGVIGRFFLQFGVTLCVAVLLSYVEAITLAPARCAQLLKTSREGRSKVGLAVDRAFTWLEHHYGKVLARGLARPWWVLGGAVVLLALSGLAFKSLSSEFVPSQDQGRVMVRLQTAVGSTVEETNRLFLRSEEFLRNRPEVTRLFAVVGGGGSGVNGGMLFITLVPQDQRMPMSEFSQLVRKELNSYPGLRAVVMDLSQSGFTASRGFPVEFSVRGSDWERLIESSTEMREKLQASGKVVDVDTDYQLGMPELRITPDRARAADLGVSMQDVGSTLNALVGGVRVGKYSTGGRRIDVRLRLLKDQRSRPEDLALLKVRTRSGELVPLSSLVAQEERPALQAITRKDRERAISIFANVAPGATQQDALETVERLAKDLPGGTRVVFGGSSVAFQESMSSLLFALFLGIGVAYMVLASQFNSFLHPVTVLTILPLSVAGAAFAMWGTNTTLNIFSMIGLLLLMGIVKKNSIILVDYALQQREQGADAVEAMQRAGPVRLRPILMTSLATMMAAVPAVLALGAGSETRAPMSVAVLGGLSVSTVLSLLVVPAFYVVADRMKARLDRRRGRDEHGSGSGGEGTPLAGGEEKPRLAGS; via the coding sequence ATGAACATCACCGAGGTGTGCATCAAGAAGCCCGTCTTCGCCTGGATGTTGATGGCGGCGACGATCGTCTTCGGCCTGGTGGCGGCCCAGCGCATCGGCATCAGCCAGTTTCCGGACGTGGACTACCCCGTCATCAGCATCAGCGTGACGTGGGAGGGAGCCTCGCCGGAGGCGGTGGAGAGCGACATCATCGAGCCGCTCGAGGAAGCGGCGATGCAGGTGGAGGGCGTCAAGTCCATCACCTCCAAGTCGAGCCTGGGCGGCGGCAGCATCTCCGTGGAGTTGGACCTGTCGCGCGACGTGGACCAGGCGCTGCAGGACGTGACGTCCAAGGTGAGCCAGGCGCAGAACCGCCTGCCGCGGGACATCGATCCGCCGGTCATCTCCAAGAGCAACCCGGAGGATCAACCCATCGTCCAGGTGGGCGTGTCCGGGCCCTTCTCGCGGCAGTTCATCTCCGACTTCGCCCGCTACCGGCTGAAGGAGTCGCTGCAGACGGTGCCGGGCGTGGGCGAGGTGACGCTGGGAGGCTCGCTGGAGCGCAACGTGCGCATCTGGGTGGACGCGCAGAAGCTGGACGCGCGGGGACTCACGGTCACGGACATCGTCACCGCGCTGCAGCGTGAGCACGTGGAGCTGCCCGCGGGCCGCATCGAGACGGAGGGCCGCGAGGTCAACGTCCGCATGATGGGCGAGGCGTTGGACATGGAGACGCTGCGCCACCTGGTGGTTCGCGAGGGGGCTGGCTCCCCCGTCTACCTGTCCGACGTGGCGCTGGTGGAGGATGGCTTCGAGGACGAGCGGCGCATCGCGCGTGTCGACGGCCAGCCCGCGCAGGGCCTGGGGGTGAGGAAGCAGCGCGGCGCCAACGCGGTGGCCGTGGCGCAGGGCGTGCGCGCGAAGATCGCCGAGGTGCAGAAGGACGCGCCCGAGGGCCTGGAGGTGGGCATCAACTTCGACTCCACCCGGTTCATCGAGGAGAGCGTCCACGAGATCGAGTTCGAGCTGTTGCTGGCGTGCATCCTGACGGCGCTGGTGTGCTGGGCGTTCCTGGGCTCGCTGTCCAGTACGCTCAACGTGATTCTCGCCATCCCCATGTCGCTGCTGGGTACGGTGGCGGTCATCTACTTCCTGGGCTTCACCCTCAACACCTTCACGCTGCTGGGCCTGTCACTGGCAGTGGGCATCGTGGTCGATGACGCCATCATGGTGATGGAGAACATCTTCCGGCACGCGGAAGAGGGGAAGGAGCGGGTGGCGGCGGCGCGCGAGGGCACGCAGGAGATCACCTTCGCGGCGCTGGCGGCGACGCTGGCGGTGGTGGCCATCTTCCTGCCCGTCGTGTTCATGGAAGGGGTCATCGGCAGGTTCTTCCTGCAGTTCGGCGTGACGCTGTGCGTGGCGGTGCTGCTGTCGTACGTGGAGGCCATCACCCTGGCGCCGGCGCGGTGCGCGCAGCTGCTCAAGACGAGCCGCGAGGGCCGCAGCAAGGTGGGCCTGGCCGTGGACCGGGCCTTCACCTGGCTGGAGCACCACTATGGGAAGGTGCTGGCCCGGGGGCTGGCGCGGCCCTGGTGGGTGCTGGGAGGCGCGGTGGTGCTGCTGGCGCTGTCGGGCCTGGCCTTCAAGAGCCTGTCGAGCGAGTTCGTCCCCTCGCAGGATCAGGGCCGCGTCATGGTGCGGTTGCAGACGGCGGTGGGCAGCACGGTGGAGGAGACGAACCGGCTCTTCCTGCGCTCCGAGGAGTTCCTCCGCAACCGGCCCGAGGTGACACGCCTGTTCGCGGTGGTGGGTGGTGGTGGCAGCGGGGTGAACGGCGGCATGCTGTTCATCACCCTGGTGCCGCAGGACCAGCGCATGCCGATGTCCGAGTTCAGCCAGCTGGTGCGCAAGGAGCTCAACTCGTACCCGGGCCTGCGCGCGGTGGTGATGGATCTGTCGCAGAGCGGCTTCACGGCCTCGCGCGGCTTCCCGGTGGAGTTCAGCGTGCGCGGCTCGGACTGGGAGCGGCTCATCGAATCCAGCACGGAGATGCGCGAGAAGCTCCAGGCGAGCGGCAAGGTGGTGGACGTGGACACGGACTACCAGCTCGGCATGCCGGAGCTGCGGATCACCCCGGACCGGGCGCGCGCCGCGGACCTGGGCGTGTCCATGCAGGACGTGGGCTCTACCCTCAACGCCCTGGTGGGCGGGGTGCGCGTGGGCAAGTACAGCACGGGGGGCCGGCGCATCGACGTGCGGCTGCGCCTCTTGAAGGATCAGCGCTCGCGGCCGGAGGATCTGGCGCTGTTGAAGGTGCGGACCCGCTCCGGCGAGCTGGTGCCCCTGTCCTCGCTGGTGGCGCAGGAGGAGCGCCCGGCGCTCCAGGCGATCACCCGCAAGGATCGTGAGCGCGCCATCAGCATCTTCGCCAACGTGGCCCCCGGCGCCACCCAGCAGGATGCGCTGGAGACGGTGGAGCGGCTGGCGAAGGATCTTCCCGGTGGCACGCGCGTGGTCTTCGGCGGCTCCAGCGTGGCCTTCCAGGAGTCCATGAGCAGCCTCCTCTTCGCCCTCTTCCTGGGCATTGGGGTGGCCTACATGGTGCTCGCCTCGCAGTTCAACTCGTTCCTGCACCCGGTGACGGTGCTCACCATCCTCCCGTTGTCGGTGGCGGGAGCGGCCTTCGCGATGTGGGGCACGAACACGACGCTCAACATCTTCAGCATGATCGGCCTGCTGCTGCTGATGGGCATCGTGAAGAAGAACTCCATCATCCTGGTGGACTACGCGCTGCAACAACGCGAGCAGGGCGCGGACGCGGTGGAGGCCATGCAGCGGGCGGGGCCGGTGCGCCTGCGGCCCATCCTGATGACGTCACTGGCCACGATGATGGCGGCGGTGCCCGCGGTGCTGGCGCTGGGCGCGGGCAGCGAGACGCGCGCCCCCATGTCCGTGGCGGTGCTGGGAGGACTGTCCGTCTCCACCGTGCTCAGCCTGCTGGTGGTGCCCGCCTTCTACGTGGTGGCGGATCGGATGAAGGCGCGGCTGGACCGGAGGCGCGGGCGGGATGAGCACGGCTCGGGCTCCGGCGGCGAGGGCACTCCCCTGGCGGGTGGGGAGGAGAAACCCCGGCTCGCGGGAAGCTGA
- a CDS encoding efflux RND transporter periplasmic adaptor subunit: MALGAALALGTGCGGKEAAGSPPAGKGGAKGGPGGRGPIQFPVEVAPVESRDVEYIVSAVGSVEAFEQVQITARVAGVVEQVRFMEGQTVKKGEVLAEIEPTRYSIAVRSAQAALEKAQAAKDEAETASGRRTAANEAKPGLLPAEQLDTAQARARTAAADASAAKAALDQAELNLRDAYVKAPMEGVLQTRTVQTGQYVQPGTVLATLLRRDPLLLRFTVAEADVARLKPGMPARFTVRSDGRTYTGRISYVADAADPASRMVKVTAEVSGKEAQALRPGAFATVTVPVETAQGAPVIPQTAVRPSERGFLAFVVEDGKARERVVELGLRTADGLVEVRGGVKPGEQLVVRGGEALKDGAAVRIAEGPKPSFTGEPRPEADASNGGAGR, from the coding sequence ATGGCACTGGGCGCCGCGCTCGCCCTGGGGACGGGGTGTGGAGGCAAGGAGGCCGCCGGTAGCCCGCCCGCGGGCAAGGGAGGCGCGAAGGGTGGTCCCGGAGGCCGCGGTCCCATCCAGTTCCCCGTGGAGGTGGCGCCGGTGGAGTCGCGGGACGTGGAGTACATCGTCTCGGCGGTGGGGTCGGTGGAGGCCTTCGAGCAGGTGCAGATCACCGCGCGCGTGGCGGGCGTGGTGGAGCAGGTGCGCTTCATGGAAGGCCAGACGGTGAAGAAGGGCGAGGTGCTCGCGGAGATCGAGCCCACGCGCTACAGCATCGCGGTGCGATCGGCGCAGGCGGCGCTGGAGAAGGCCCAGGCTGCGAAGGACGAGGCGGAGACGGCGTCCGGGCGGCGCACGGCGGCCAACGAGGCGAAGCCGGGCCTGCTGCCGGCCGAGCAGCTCGACACCGCCCAGGCGCGGGCGCGCACGGCGGCGGCGGACGCGAGCGCGGCGAAGGCGGCGTTGGATCAGGCCGAGCTCAACCTGCGTGATGCCTACGTGAAGGCGCCCATGGAAGGGGTGCTGCAGACGCGCACGGTGCAGACGGGGCAGTACGTGCAGCCGGGCACGGTGCTGGCCACGCTGCTGCGGCGCGATCCGCTGCTGCTGCGCTTCACCGTGGCCGAGGCGGACGTGGCGCGGCTGAAGCCGGGCATGCCGGCGCGCTTCACGGTGCGCTCGGACGGGCGCACGTACACGGGCCGCATCAGCTACGTGGCGGACGCGGCGGATCCGGCCAGCCGCATGGTGAAGGTGACGGCGGAGGTGAGCGGCAAGGAGGCCCAGGCGCTGCGGCCGGGCGCCTTCGCCACGGTGACGGTGCCGGTGGAGACGGCCCAGGGGGCTCCGGTCATCCCCCAGACGGCGGTGCGCCCCAGCGAGCGCGGCTTCCTGGCCTTCGTGGTGGAGGACGGTAAGGCACGTGAGCGCGTGGTGGAGCTCGGACTGCGCACGGCGGATGGCCTCGTGGAGGTGCGCGGGGGCGTCAAGCCCGGCGAGCAGCTGGTGGTGCGTGGTGGCGAGGCGCTCAAGGACGGCGCCGCGGTGCGGATCGCCGAGGGCCCCAAGCCCTCGTTCACGGGTGAGCCGCGCCCCGAGGCGGATGCCAGCAATGGAGGCGCCGGTCGATGA
- a CDS encoding TolC family protein, whose protein sequence is MCVWLALCAHDARAQEPGPTPGATQEPLTLERAVSLAAENNESALSAAARSEAARARVSRALAFFLPRLTLNGSYTRRPQESTRQVGDQTVVLQRFNALGANAVARITLFDARGFPLYEAAKRDDEATALDAVEARRQVGFQAANAFLTTLGRQQVADAAERRLAYAKQSLEEARARAQAGLASTNDVTRAELDVATAQSQLADAVGNAAESRLELGYLLVAPVQEPLAAPETLFSEASRPVDSFAGLAENALERRPDILSSKLRVEQQKALAREPLARLFPSLTASAQGSATNEAGLTGNTFNGFLTVDLTWTLFDGGERYADRRERLALTRVQELDTQARVRRVDVAVESARVSLRTAQAALELGEVAVKAARQNAEETSILYRQGLATSLALSDAQVRLFEAEVSLAQARYSLGSALLELRAAVGLDPLGKEP, encoded by the coding sequence ATGTGTGTGTGGCTCGCTCTATGTGCGCATGACGCGCGCGCGCAGGAGCCGGGGCCCACTCCAGGGGCCACGCAGGAGCCGCTGACGCTGGAGCGCGCGGTGTCGCTCGCGGCCGAGAACAACGAGTCCGCGCTGTCGGCCGCGGCCCGCTCCGAGGCCGCCCGGGCCCGCGTGTCTCGCGCCCTGGCCTTCTTCCTCCCGAGGCTCACGCTCAACGGCAGCTATACGCGCCGTCCCCAGGAGTCGACGCGGCAGGTGGGGGATCAGACGGTGGTGCTGCAGCGCTTCAACGCCCTGGGCGCCAACGCCGTGGCGCGCATCACCCTCTTCGACGCGCGCGGCTTTCCCCTCTACGAGGCGGCGAAGCGGGACGACGAGGCGACGGCGTTGGACGCGGTGGAGGCACGCCGGCAGGTGGGCTTCCAGGCGGCGAACGCCTTCCTCACGACGCTGGGCCGGCAGCAGGTGGCCGATGCCGCCGAGCGGAGGCTGGCCTACGCGAAGCAGTCCCTGGAGGAGGCCCGGGCGCGGGCCCAGGCGGGGCTGGCGAGCACCAACGACGTGACGCGCGCGGAGCTGGACGTGGCCACCGCGCAGTCGCAGCTCGCCGATGCGGTGGGCAACGCCGCGGAGAGCCGCCTGGAGCTGGGCTACCTGCTGGTGGCGCCCGTGCAGGAGCCGCTGGCCGCGCCCGAGACGCTGTTCTCCGAGGCCTCCCGTCCGGTGGACTCCTTCGCGGGGCTGGCGGAGAACGCCCTGGAGCGCCGTCCGGACATCCTCTCCTCGAAACTGCGGGTGGAGCAGCAGAAGGCCCTCGCGCGAGAGCCCCTGGCGCGGCTCTTCCCCTCGCTGACGGCCTCCGCGCAGGGCAGCGCCACCAACGAGGCGGGCCTCACCGGCAACACCTTCAACGGTTTCCTCACGGTGGACCTGACCTGGACCCTCTTCGACGGAGGCGAGCGCTACGCCGATCGCCGAGAGAGGCTCGCGCTGACGCGGGTGCAAGAGCTGGACACGCAGGCGCGGGTGCGGCGGGTGGACGTGGCGGTGGAGAGCGCGCGCGTGTCGCTGCGCACGGCCCAGGCCGCACTGGAGCTCGGCGAGGTGGCCGTGAAGGCCGCCCGACAGAACGCCGAGGAGACGAGCATCCTCTACCGTCAGGGTCTTGCCACGTCCCTGGCGTTGAGCGATGCGCAAGTGAGGTTGTTCGAGGCCGAGGTATCGCTCGCACAAGCCCGCTATTCATTGGGCTCCGCGCTCCTGGAGTTGCGGGCCGCCGTGGGACTCGATCCGCTGGGGAAGGAGCCGTAA
- a CDS encoding putative metal-binding motif-containing protein — protein sequence MRLFLVTVGMLALAGCSRDEAGAGAVRVEVFYATFRPGCLTVTALDEADPSRTETQQLTVDEGKSDTKTVAVFRKADWSRTLRVTASARELSCAGAEVATSSQVVEVPEKGAATAYLDLRAEDLDGDGYVSASSKGTDCDDTDATVHPGAEERCGGKDSNCANGDDDATDKRAYYEDKDGDGYGNSLQGTVACAPPTGWVAQTGDCHDGNPNVRPGRAELLCDGQDEDCDGKADDDFQVGASCEAELGCGGTRMTCSADQTSAPCVRTEAPKEWFVDRDGDGHAGTSAGQSCKAPSPGAVSTQSDCDDASRFRFASGTEVCDGLDNDCEGGVDEGGVCGSHAWKTETVSGESASWPVVTTYAPGKAWLAGDNGRLAHVDMSAQTRVSRFSCAGDWKAAWARPSDGRVFLGGAQGALATTTAASNATCVTASVQIVTSTINGLVGFERNGVTTVYAVTSGGHVLRWEWPATQAEPSAPVEMQRLAANLRSIHGLSPDTLMAVGAEDYLLINPLPRAFSLDMATGKWKPEELPTNLGTGYLRGVSMTDGGLAYAVGDKGLVLERRNGAWSKPASPTGAGLDLLDVVAFHPTLVYVLSNKSNTYLHRFNGTAWSEPLNPTQSLLSLDALQPDELWASGGSGTWTRWGK from the coding sequence ATGCGTTTATTCCTGGTGACGGTAGGAATGTTGGCGCTGGCCGGTTGCAGTCGGGATGAGGCCGGAGCGGGGGCCGTGCGCGTGGAGGTGTTCTACGCGACGTTCCGCCCGGGGTGCCTCACTGTGACGGCACTGGACGAAGCGGACCCGAGCCGCACCGAGACGCAGCAGCTCACGGTGGACGAGGGGAAGAGCGACACCAAGACGGTGGCGGTGTTCCGCAAGGCGGACTGGAGCCGCACGCTGCGGGTGACGGCGAGCGCGCGCGAGCTGTCGTGCGCGGGGGCGGAGGTGGCCACCAGCTCGCAGGTGGTGGAGGTGCCCGAGAAGGGCGCCGCAACGGCGTACCTGGATCTGCGCGCGGAGGACCTGGACGGGGACGGATACGTCTCGGCGAGCTCGAAAGGCACGGACTGCGACGACACCGACGCCACCGTGCACCCCGGGGCCGAGGAGCGGTGCGGCGGCAAGGACAGCAACTGCGCCAACGGCGATGACGACGCCACCGACAAGCGCGCGTACTACGAGGACAAGGACGGGGATGGGTACGGCAACTCCCTGCAGGGGACGGTGGCGTGCGCGCCGCCGACGGGCTGGGTGGCCCAGACCGGGGACTGCCACGACGGAAACCCCAACGTGCGCCCGGGCCGGGCGGAGCTGCTCTGCGACGGGCAGGACGAGGACTGCGACGGCAAGGCGGACGACGACTTCCAGGTGGGCGCCTCGTGCGAGGCGGAGCTCGGCTGCGGGGGCACGCGCATGACGTGCAGCGCGGATCAGACGTCGGCCCCGTGTGTCCGCACGGAGGCTCCCAAGGAGTGGTTCGTGGACAGGGATGGGGACGGGCACGCTGGCACGTCCGCGGGCCAGTCCTGCAAGGCGCCGTCGCCGGGCGCGGTGTCCACCCAGAGCGACTGCGACGACGCCTCTCGCTTCCGCTTCGCGAGCGGCACCGAGGTGTGTGACGGGCTCGACAACGACTGCGAAGGCGGAGTGGACGAGGGCGGAGTCTGCGGCTCGCATGCATGGAAGACGGAGACCGTGAGCGGCGAGAGCGCGTCGTGGCCCGTGGTGACGACCTACGCCCCGGGCAAGGCGTGGCTCGCGGGCGACAACGGCAGGCTCGCGCACGTGGACATGAGTGCGCAGACGCGCGTCTCCCGATTCAGCTGCGCGGGAGATTGGAAGGCGGCCTGGGCGAGGCCGAGCGACGGGCGTGTCTTCCTCGGCGGGGCCCAGGGCGCGCTCGCCACCACCACCGCGGCGTCGAACGCGACGTGCGTCACCGCCTCGGTGCAGATCGTGACGAGCACCATCAACGGCCTGGTGGGATTCGAGCGCAACGGCGTCACCACGGTGTACGCGGTCACCAGCGGCGGCCACGTGCTGCGCTGGGAATGGCCGGCCACCCAGGCGGAGCCCTCCGCGCCGGTGGAGATGCAGCGGCTGGCGGCGAATCTGCGGAGCATTCACGGCCTGAGCCCGGACACGCTGATGGCCGTGGGCGCCGAGGACTACCTGCTGATCAACCCCCTGCCCCGCGCCTTCAGCCTCGACATGGCCACGGGGAAGTGGAAGCCCGAGGAGCTGCCCACCAATCTTGGCACGGGCTACCTGCGCGGTGTGTCCATGACCGACGGTGGACTGGCCTACGCCGTGGGCGACAAGGGACTCGTGCTCGAGCGTAGGAACGGAGCATGGAGCAAGCCGGCATCCCCCACCGGCGCGGGATTGGATCTGCTGGACGTGGTCGCCTTCCACCCCACCCTCGTCTACGTCCTCTCCAACAAGAGCAACACGTATCTCCACCGCTTCAATGGCACGGCCTGGAGCGAGCCCCTCAATCCGACCCAGTCGCTCCTGTCCCTCGATGCCCTCCAGCCCGATGAGCTCTGGGCCTCGGGCGGAAGCGGGACGTGGACGCGCTGGGGGAAGTAG
- a CDS encoding ABC transporter ATP-binding protein — protein sequence MELRADRLSVRQGVRPVLRDVDCTLPPGSRVLVMGRSGAGKTTLFKALAGLVAPTSGRVLWKGGDVAGMTPADKRVRQAAFGMVFQTDALFDSMTVRGNVLLPLERRRVPREEAEARADEVLRAVGLADAADTLPERLSGGMRKRAGIARALAARPSVLLADDPFAGLDPGTARQVARVLLEVAGSGTLIVAAPDAPPELSLSRWLYLREGQLVYDGPPSPEVETLTDEALA from the coding sequence ATGGAGCTGCGCGCGGACAGGCTCTCGGTGCGGCAGGGGGTGCGGCCCGTCCTTCGGGACGTGGACTGCACCCTTCCGCCGGGCAGCCGCGTGCTGGTGATGGGGCGCTCGGGCGCGGGCAAGACGACGCTGTTCAAGGCGCTCGCGGGGCTGGTGGCGCCGACCAGCGGCCGCGTCCTCTGGAAGGGCGGGGACGTGGCCGGGATGACGCCCGCGGACAAGCGCGTGCGCCAGGCGGCGTTCGGCATGGTGTTCCAGACGGATGCCCTCTTCGACTCGATGACGGTGCGGGGCAACGTGCTGCTGCCGCTGGAGCGCCGGCGCGTGCCACGCGAGGAGGCGGAGGCACGAGCGGACGAGGTGCTGCGCGCGGTGGGACTCGCGGACGCCGCGGACACGCTGCCCGAGCGGCTGTCCGGCGGCATGCGCAAGCGGGCCGGCATCGCTCGGGCGCTGGCGGCGAGGCCCTCGGTGCTGCTGGCGGATGATCCCTTCGCGGGGTTGGACCCGGGCACGGCGCGGCAGGTGGCGCGGGTGCTGCTGGAGGTGGCCGGGAGCGGCACGCTGATCGTCGCCGCGCCCGATGCGCCCCCCGAGCTCTCCCTCTCCCGCTGGCTGTACCTGCGCGAGGGGCAGCTCGTCTACGACGGCCCTCCGTCCCCCGAGGTGGAGACGCTGACGGACGAGGCGCTCGCATGA
- a CDS encoding MlaE family ABC transporter permease encodes MSGMLVWLGQEALGAVRSVGALALVLARTVLGLGRMDRRELLRGLEEFGWGSLPLTLAVAALTGATVVVQTSLYVQRFGARAFLGWAAGYAVLWEFGPLLLGLVMAARLGARNAAELATMQVGGQLEGLRGIGLDPFAVLVAPRVVAMTVSVTGLSTLTFLVAVLFEAVAAYFTLALPVRAFFDSFERMLHATDVLGGVVKSGAFGLAIALVSTAVGIQARGGARAVGQAAAGAVVMGCAAIFLLDFLLTSSLAFLLR; translated from the coding sequence ATGAGCGGGATGCTGGTGTGGCTCGGCCAGGAGGCGCTGGGCGCGGTGCGGTCGGTGGGGGCGCTGGCGCTCGTGCTGGCGCGGACGGTGCTGGGGCTCGGGCGGATGGATCGCCGCGAGCTGCTGCGCGGGCTGGAGGAGTTCGGCTGGGGCTCGCTGCCGCTGACGCTGGCGGTCGCGGCGCTGACGGGGGCGACGGTGGTGGTGCAGACGTCGCTGTACGTGCAGCGCTTCGGGGCGCGGGCGTTCCTCGGGTGGGCGGCGGGGTACGCGGTGCTGTGGGAGTTCGGCCCGTTGCTGCTGGGGCTGGTGATGGCGGCACGGCTGGGGGCTCGCAACGCGGCGGAGCTGGCGACGATGCAGGTGGGCGGGCAGCTCGAGGGCCTGCGCGGCATCGGGTTGGATCCCTTCGCGGTGCTGGTGGCCCCGCGCGTGGTGGCGATGACGGTGAGCGTGACGGGCCTGTCCACCCTCACCTTCCTGGTGGCCGTGCTCTTCGAGGCGGTGGCTGCCTACTTCACGCTGGCGCTGCCGGTGCGCGCCTTCTTCGACAGCTTCGAGCGCATGCTGCACGCGACGGACGTGCTGGGCGGCGTGGTGAAGTCGGGCGCCTTCGGGCTGGCGATCGCGCTGGTGTCCACCGCGGTGGGAATCCAGGCGCGCGGAGGCGCTCGGGCGGTAGGACAGGCGGCCGCGGGCGCGGTGGTGATGGGGTGCGCGGCCATCTTCCTGCTGGACTTCCTGCTCACCTCCTCCCTCGCGTTCCTGCTGAGGTGA
- a CDS encoding MlaE family ABC transporter permease, protein MNILRFFGAPALMLARTVRASARDGLSWHECLRQLHELGGRSAWLVTSGMAFFGAVMVTIADSQARKMTGNLPVVGPPYFELMVREFGPVMSALLTAARGGASHGAELSTMSVNEQVEALEMSAGDPHADLVAPRVVAGLLGVPLLCILGTMAATLSAVFTASWGFGVDGTAFMDARYVDGWDVVAGLVKAAGCGLYIPLAAAVAGLSARGGAEAVGEATTRGVVAACLGCLLIDFVVALGFQALRV, encoded by the coding sequence ATGAACATCCTCAGATTCTTCGGAGCGCCCGCATTGATGCTCGCGCGCACGGTGCGTGCGAGCGCGCGTGATGGCCTGTCCTGGCACGAGTGCCTGCGGCAGTTGCACGAGCTGGGCGGGCGCAGCGCGTGGCTGGTGACGTCGGGCATGGCCTTCTTCGGGGCCGTGATGGTGACGATCGCGGACAGCCAGGCGAGGAAGATGACGGGGAACCTGCCGGTGGTGGGCCCGCCGTACTTCGAGCTGATGGTGCGCGAGTTCGGCCCGGTGATGTCCGCGCTGCTGACGGCGGCGCGAGGCGGAGCGAGCCACGGCGCGGAGCTGTCCACCATGAGCGTGAACGAGCAGGTGGAGGCGCTGGAGATGTCGGCGGGAGATCCGCACGCGGACCTGGTGGCGCCACGGGTGGTGGCGGGGCTTTTGGGGGTGCCGCTGCTGTGCATCCTGGGGACGATGGCGGCGACGCTGTCGGCGGTGTTCACGGCGAGCTGGGGCTTCGGGGTGGACGGGACGGCCTTCATGGACGCGCGGTACGTGGACGGGTGGGACGTGGTGGCGGGACTGGTGAAGGCGGCGGGCTGCGGCCTCTACATTCCACTGGCGGCGGCGGTGGCGGGCCTGTCCGCGCGAGGAGGCGCCGAGGCGGTGGGCGAGGCCACCACGCGCGGGGTGGTGGCGGCGTGCCTCGGCTGCCTGCTGATCGACTTCGTGGTGGCGCTGGGCTTCCAGGCGCTGCGGGTGTGA
- a CDS encoding ATP-binding cassette domain-containing protein encodes MLRFSEVAVTFESGRRALVGLSAELSTRELTFVAGASGAGKSVLCRLAVGLLRPVAGRVELFGERVDTLPERALRKLRQRAPYLVQGPALLDWRTLRENVTLAAPGLSADAVHEALAQVGLESAADRLPTELGPGAKKRAAIARALALRPEYLLLDEPTTGLDRRAAAQVEGVLASLKARGLGALVVSHDYHLLRTLADRVLVVGGGRCAFLGTPEAFLASSEPELRALTAPFLESATDG; translated from the coding sequence ATGCTGCGCTTCTCGGAAGTGGCGGTGACGTTCGAGTCCGGCCGGCGGGCGCTGGTGGGCCTGAGCGCGGAGCTGTCCACGCGCGAGCTGACCTTCGTGGCCGGAGCGAGTGGCGCGGGCAAGAGCGTGCTGTGCCGGCTGGCGGTGGGGCTGCTGAGGCCGGTGGCGGGCCGGGTGGAGCTCTTCGGCGAGCGGGTGGACACACTGCCCGAGCGGGCCTTGCGCAAGTTGCGCCAGAGGGCGCCGTACCTGGTGCAGGGCCCGGCGCTGCTGGACTGGCGGACGCTGCGGGAGAACGTGACACTGGCGGCCCCGGGCCTCTCGGCGGACGCGGTGCACGAGGCGCTGGCCCAGGTGGGACTGGAGTCCGCGGCGGATCGGCTGCCCACCGAGCTGGGGCCCGGGGCGAAGAAGCGGGCGGCGATCGCGAGGGCCCTGGCGCTGCGGCCGGAGTACCTGCTGCTGGACGAGCCCACCACGGGCCTGGACCGGAGGGCGGCGGCGCAGGTGGAGGGGGTGCTGGCCTCACTCAAGGCGCGAGGGCTGGGCGCACTGGTGGTGTCACACGACTACCACCTGCTGCGGACACTGGCGGATCGGGTACTGGTGGTGGGAGGGGGACGCTGTGCCTTCCTGGGCACGCCCGAGGCGTTCCTGGCATCCTCGGAACCCGAGCTGCGGGCCCTGACGGCGCCCTTCCTGGAGAGCGCAACGGATGGATGA